A stretch of DNA from Cryptomeria japonica chromosome 4, Sugi_1.0, whole genome shotgun sequence:
GACAACCTGCAACAAATCAAACGACGCTGccatattttattcttccaatacacatttactatttttagtaaacacTGACCCTACTTTTGTCAATCACATTAAATAATCTCGTAGTTCCCTTCTCCAGGTCAACAAGATGATCGGATGTCCTGCTTCGATCAAGATGTCAAAGAATCAAATCTTTGTCCTTCAATATGCCTTGAGTCATACCCTTCTGCATCTAATCTGTGAATTTCACAGTCTTCATTTAATGCAGACTTAGTCGGTAACTACCTCACCAACGCAATCTTCACCACTACATGTTAGCCACTTGGATCCTATGTGTCATCTTCGTCGGCATCAAGCTTAGTTGATTATGTTAGTTCAGAATCAGTCACCGACCAAAAAAACCCTATCGGTATACACCGTATACTACCGGTCTTCTTTCCCTACCGGTTATCCATTAACCTGTTACTCTTCAAGCCATGCTCTTTTCTATTCTGTCAGCTGGATCATTATTAGCCCAGACCTCATCTCAACTGGTTTTCCATAAAGGCAAACTCATCACTTCTTACCCTTCATTTTCTATCTCGGTAGCCCATCATGCCTTTTCTTCATTTGGTGAaagcatcttcatccggtgggagtcttgctTGCTTACCTGTTGCATGGTTATTGATTGATGCAACACCTACTTTCTATGTGTCCCTTGCTTACTTACCGGTGGACAGGTATGTCAGTTGATACGACACCTTCCTGCATTATGGACCGATATTCAATCTTCTTCACAAAGTTCATATCAACCAATTATAACTGATCTCtctggttcaccaaacttgatgtggtTTCAATCACAAACTCATACCAATATTATGAGCATATATTCTGAACCACAACATCTGAATCCTCTCCAATCGTCTGTACCAGTTGCTTGATCACTGCTCTGTTCCTGTTTACCGGTTGACAATACTCATGCCTGCATACTGGTAACACCCATGAGAACACCATGCCAACAACtccaatactagttgacatcaatgacaatacaatgccaaaatTATGGTATTGAACTGATATCTCTATGTCCATGTGTTGCCTCATGTTCTGGGCAAGAATTGTATTATCTCCTCACTCAAGTTTATGCTTGTAGGTCACTTTCACATTCATAGATTCATCCTCTATTTTATGGAACTATTATATCTAGTTCTATTGTCTCACTCTCTGATTCATAAAATTTACCTATTTACTTTGTTATGTAGACTAATGATATTATGAATATATTTAAAGGGTTAATGAATTGTTAGGGGACACGTTCTTGTAGGTCAACCCTAACAAGGAGTAGCTTTATAATTGTGTCAATGATTGAAGTTAATAATATTTAACTATACAAATGAGCCCATGGTGaatatatgttaatattaattcaTTTTAGCACAACAGTGTgaaaatatatcataaatatatgtgtatgtatatatgtcttATCATAAACATTGGTCTGAAGATCCAGCAGAGATTATCAAAGGAGAATCAAAGGACAAacagtttatatgtttaactccaactggtattgttgttccaatcggtattcattgattatgtgatgagttatcactagtcgtgatgagttatccttaccgacaatttttggctgtatttttgtgatgagttatgattgtttgactagatacactacacctaggaaatcgtgatatgatttctagaggccaacatgaaatctaaatgtctatatattgagatcacaatgaattattttgtatgagcgaaggagatatgttaatgagatgatttgatgtgaaggcaaaagtgttaagttgcagagtatgttggtaatgaaggtttgagtgcgcaaaagaggatctattcaagcaagttgtcctactactagatcacatcacctgttgttttctaatcactgcaacagtcaaatcccctaaccgggtaagctctaacaagattcattatacaaatcctctaaccaggtgatccattagtttggattcagaaatcctctaccgaggttactccttacaaggtactaccttttacagggtatatcttttaactaagctttgggatctttaacaggattcgctcctagcagagcaactttttgtagaccttaattggtcaattatctattactgtagatagttaacttttgagtcccatctcaccgtggttttttccatttgggttttccacttataaacacttgtgttatggtggatgttttacttattgtggatgttgttatatcattttggattgcatgcatattgtttaacaaacttgttaagtatatctatcggttagtgtttaaagtagtattgtttttggtgtcactgattcacccccccccccccccccccgccctctctcagtgctttacaagtccatcattgAGGATAGCGCCTTGCCCCTACAATTTTCCCTATTATTCCCTCTGATCCCTCTTCTCCCGTACATTTTTATTAATCATACAAATAAGTACATATTAACCAAGAATTATTAATGATTAGATGTGGATGCAGTCAATTCAAAAATTAATGATAACTTAGGAAATTAAATATAAAGTGGATAGCTCAATGACCAAAGCTGAATGACTTTAATTAAGATTATTAAACTTGACTATTTatgtgtagaacacaagatatcactgagaggggggtgaatcagtgattataaacaattctCAACAATGTGTGTGCAACCGATAAAGTAATGAAAacactagtaatcaaacacacaTAAAAAATGCATCACACAActccagatatacgaggaaaacccaatgtgggaaaaacctcggtgagaaatgctattggagtctactgctccaatccagcctcacaatggaaTAACAGTTTTACAAGAtttcagggcaccaacccaaaggtgcaccaacccctacactatttTGAACACCAACCCCTGCAacgagcacccactcagtgaaatacaatgagataaatGTTATACAATATGTCTTATCATAAATATTGgtcttatatatatgtgtgtgtgtgtgtgtgtgtgtgtgtgtacatatgtatgtatatacatatgtatgtattatgtgtgtgtgtgtgtgtgtgtgtttgaatgTGTAAAATAAATGCAATTGAATTATGTTAAATACCAATAGCAATAATTTGTACACATATGTTTAGTTGGCTCATAATAGCTAGTGGAATAGGCAAGAGTCAATCAAACttgaatttaaattattattattatgaaaaCAATAAGATGATATAGATGTCAACATCTCTTCCCTTTTTGTCTAAACAAGCAAGTTACAACATGATGAGTAAGAGTACAACATTTAAATGAAAAGTCATCTTTcaataatgatgacatgagtagAGGGATCTCGTCCATCAAAGTCATCCAAGGGTTTAACTTGACCTAGTTGAATGTCTTTGCGGGTTTGAATCGTGGTGGATTGCATAATCAAGAAAAATTTCATTATTTACCTCAAATGTGCGCAACTAATTGAGCTACAACCCTTTGGCTCATAATAGCTAATGGAATGGGCGAGAGCCAACAAAACTTGAATTTAAAATTTGCAAATTCAAAAGTTAGATCTATAGATGCAATAATACTCGTGTACGTCAAAAAATAATCTAAGATGGTGGAATGGTAAAGTCTAAACAATGAATGGATCTTTGATCAAGAGATGTCCAATAAATGTAACTTAATGTGGGAAAATATGCAATTGTGGATAAAATGCAAATTACTATATAGAAATCTCTCTATATAAGAACATTTGAAGATTAAAATAAAAATCCAATTTGAAATATAATTACATCATTTATCAATATATAATGACAATAAAGCATTCTTTCAAAACAAGGTAAAAAATGACTATGTCTATCGGACCACCACAATGCACCTGCCTATAATGTATTTATATTAAGTAGACTTATCAAATACATAATAGGTGGTTGTATTCTGGTGACCCCATCTTCATTTGCCAAGACTAGGGGAGAGGGCCTTATATGTGTGCACCCTAATTTCGTGCTTTTCAAAATCTTATGTGGATATTTCAAATTATTCTCATTTTTGTACAACAGTCGAGTTGTCAAGTCCCCTACTTAAAAAAAACATTTTGAAGTCCACATGGTTGAACATGATGCTACATCAACATTATTTTTGCAAAGCTATCCAAAATGGTCCCAGATTGTGACAAGACCAATAAGTAGATTGTGACAAGACCAATAAgtatgcactaagtcatgtttacaTGTGCACTAATGTGATATCACATGATCggtatttttttgaaatttatagATGCTTTTTTAAAGATAAACATTGAATGACATTTTTAGGATGCCACTATTGGTCCCATTTTTTTCAACTACCGTAACATGTATTGAACCCCTCTCACCTATTGATCCGTCTCCTCTAAATACAAATTGACATTTATATACACAGTTCTCCCAAAAATGATGTCAAAATGGAGGACTAATAAGAGTACTACTCTCTTACCGTAACAAGGATTTGAGGAAAACAATGAGCTGTAAGTATGGGGTAAGTGAAGTGACAATAAGTTAATCAATCACTTAAGAGTACTGTTACTTAcattaacaaggatttgtggagaACAATGAGCTGTAAGTGAAGTGACAAGGAAGCTTAATTTGGAAGATAGCAAGGAGGACGCAATGCTCAATGCATGACGTCTGAGAGATTATAATGTTTGCAAAAGGACGGCGGCACGTTGGTCTTGAGGATGGCGCCTTGCCCCTACAATTCGCCCTATTATTCCCTCTGATCCCTCTTCTCCCGTACATTTTTATGCGTTTCACCGCCTGGTTTAAGGTTGAAATGCGAGCTTTCTCACTGATTTCTATGCCACAATCATTGAACTCATGAGTAGATGTTAAGCTCACACAAGATGGCGGAATCTTTCACACACTTGACCTCACTCCAAACAGTACATTACAACCCTCAATCTACAGGTGAATCGATTTCGCTTGCAGGCTTGCAGCCCAGGCGGCAGGTCCTGTGTGGCGCCATCATGTGACCAGATGACTAGCGCTCCATGCGCGTGTAAACCCTCTCACAACCCTCCCTCTTTCATTCTTTTCTCTCAATCCTCCGCCGTCGCCTGCATTCACAGCAATAATTAACTTTTTATTGTGAGAGAAGCGCAATCTTCCACTTCATTTCCAATATTTACAATGACGACCATTCTATTTTGTCTCTTTTTCATGCTATCATTGCCTTCTGGGTTTTTTTCTGTATATAATCCGGATCGCCCTCACCCCACTGCATTGCCAAGATCGAAATCTCTGGTGTGGGGTGGTATATACACAGCCGCCGACCGTGATATATACAGTGTTCTGGGATATATACAGTAGAATACCGAGATTGACAATGGCGGAAGGATTGAATGTGAAGTGCTTTTTGGTGGCTGTTGTTCTGTTTCTGCCCTCATTGGCGAATGGGTTGAGGCCAGCCTTCATGGCAGCAGGTATATTTCTGCCATGTTCCGTATTTCTTTTTTGTATTCCTTGTACTGAACAGGCTGTTCAGAGTTGAATTTCTGTTTGAAGCTTGGGGTCTCTTATTACGGATTGTGTACTGTCAAACTGTTCTATACTAATGTACATAAAGTTTTCACAGTCCAATAGGCTGCTAAGAGCTTCTGGAATTGAAAAACGTGTGTATATTTTGATTTATATTGGTGGAGTTCTATTGTGTTTGAAGTTGGGTTTTTTTATCACTGACTCTTCAGAGTTGCTCTAGTTTCTATTGCGTGCAATGTGCTTTATATTGTTGGAGCTCAATGCTCATCATCCAGGAAGCTGGAGTTCTACTGTGGATTGTGCAGAGTTTAACTCATTtctagcatgaaaaatattccacagCGTTGGGTGTTTACAATGCTTCAAGTTTTGTTTTGCTAGGAATTTTGTAGAGTTAGATTGATTTGTACCATGCCAAGTATTTTACATTGTTGGAGGTTTTTATGCTTGAAGTTTTACCATGGGATTCTGCAGAGATAAATTTATTTTTACCATGTAACTGCATTTTACATTGTTGAGGATTATTTTGCTTGAAGTTGGAACTTTACTTCTTTTAATGGACTGTGTAGAGATGCAGCAGAATATAATAAAAAATGCCGAGGCACAACCTTCGGAGCAACTGCATTCAGAGAGGAAGGTATAAGGAATTCATTATTTTAACCAGAAATATGATGTTTTCACAGTAGTTGttaccattttttttaattaaactgTATTGATATATTTTTAAAATCAACTTTCAGATGAAACATAAATGGGTATTGTGATCATTGTATGATTGTGATTTGGTGAAAGACAGTTGTATGGTGATTGGGATTAGTTTTAAAGAAACTTCAATGAATGCAAGCTAGGATAAGGATTATTGTATTACTGGTTTTGGTAAAATTTAATCAATGGGATCAGGATTTAGGATGACTGTATCAGTTGCAAATTTGTGAAGAACTGTACCTTATAATTGGGATTAATCTTGATTACATTTTATAAATTACGTTTATGGGGTGGTTAAACATTATTGAAAAGAACTGTGTCAAGAGTAGGATTAGTCTGGATATTTTCTCATGAATATTACAAGGATTAGGCTTTTGTATTCTCAGTAATCAAAGAATCTGTTTTCAAACATGGGTGTCAACAAACATAGGACTGGTTATGATATATTTTCATGTGCAGCTGCAGGGGAGTATGGAATTTTACCAGCAGCAAGTTCGTCCAGAGAAGTTAAATGCTCCACCTCTCATGTCAAGGGAGTCTGCAAGGATGGTTCCTACTGGTCCTGATCCTCTGCACCATAATGGGGGTCCTATTAAGCCTAAATTTCCTTAGAGATTCTGTTCTTGTGCAACCCACTAAGATGTCTGTAATAGCTGACCTGCAAACTTAAATCAGAATTATGTACTTAAGAGTAATGTAATGTGTGAGCAGAAATAATGGCCGATTGATGTAAGTGAATATCATCTGGCATGCCTTGCCTAAGGTTTTGGGGGATTGAAATCGATTTTCGGGGGCTGAGAGTTGAGATTAGTTGTTATTGTGTAAGAGGGTTTAAATATCTAGACTGTATTGTAATTGGCTAAGTGTAATATATAATGTGAATTTGATCCTTAACTGGAAAATAACTGTTGGACATTTTTGGGTGACAAAAGTACTTGAGTTTTTAATTCCTAAATGATGTGGATTATTGTCAGTGAATATGAATACATGCAGGTGAATTGGAGTTTGTGATGTCAAAACTGGCAAGAATTTTGGTTTAGAGGGCTAGAAATGCAAGTAATTTGCAGATTCAGGATATGTCATGTGACAGTTAAATCTTTTTGGGATGATAGAAAGTAGCAAAGCTTAACATTACAAAGGTACTTGGTGGAACATTACGCCGATTCAAACATTATTATGATTAAAGATTACATATGTTTTGGGTTTATTTTAATTAGAGTATTTTTATGTAATATCAAGTATAAAGTGGTGTTTTTTCAGTTGAAAGTGAACACACAATCTGAATTATATTTTTATCTACACTCATTTTTACTCATTTTTAGAGATTGGTCTTAGATCAAATCAATAGTCAAGCAATGATCTTGATGACTTTCATACATGTAGAAAGGATCTCTTTGCTTTTGAAATTCAAATTCTAATTTGGAGCTATCTTTACCTGTCCTTGTGATTCTTATGTGTTAACTTGAGAtgtgaaataatttaatttaatcattaataTTGTATTTAAAGGACTGACCTTAGTTCATTTTATCTATGAGACGATATCCAATCATCTACTAGTGGTATTCTAAAGTTATCATTTACTACTAACACACATTATCAAAACTCTATTTATTAGAATATATGCATTACACATATTTCTAGTGCATTTGGCATGTTTGAGAAAGTTGTCCTTATTCATTTATCTAGTCATCGAATCAATATTCCTTCATGATTTGACACAAGGGAGTGATTATCTCTATCACATGTAAACTAGAAAGCACAATAACTAGTTTTATGTAGGAACAAATTGAAGAAATCAAGTCAAGCCTAAAGTGTAATTTTGAAAATTAGTAGAGATTAGATTTGAAGGCACATATCAAATCCATTGCTATGAGAAGTGTATAGAGTGACAAATAGACCATCCTCTAGTTTCAAAGCATTTGTTTGAGCATCACAAATATTTTTGTACTATTTTTGAATCATCATCTAACATTTATAACAATTTTCTAGATAAGTATGTTCCTTGTTTTATCCAAATTCCAAACCATTCATTTATTTATCATTCCCAGTTCCCATCACATCTAGGACAAGTTCCAAACATTGATGTTTATTTATCTACCATAAGTACACGTAAAAtggattttattatcattttcattttccaaaggattgattatttttcttttaattttggtGAGCCCATCCACTTTCACACCCCCTTCAAGTTTCTATCCTaagggatttttttattttttttctagatTTATTTAGATCAAAGAGCGATATATGCATTTGCGCTCTTCAATTCTTGATTTTCTTAGTGAAGGTACAATCATGGATTCGTCCATCTTGGTCTTCTCACTTGATTCATACTATCTACAAGAATAGAGATCCCCTTTAACCTAAAAAATCATAGGACAATCATGATTGGGCTATGATAGTCTCCAAGCTTTGTGCCACTATTCTAGATGTCTATTGCAGTGCTATGATTTGAAATGTGAATGAAAACAAACGAGAATGCAAGTTCCTATACAATCAAACATTTAACATCAAATAGAGCTCAATAAAGgaatataaacaaaaaataataacaCAATTAAAGCAATATtacctgtagcataggaaataggaaatcatcacaagcaagtaaaaacattaatcattattagctcaatcacaaatgcattcattgcaatgaatctatcctaagacacattcaatagagacatgagataaaaagcattcaaaaaatgaaagattatgcaaaccatagacatgacttgaacgctccttcatgcggctccattgttcttctttcctcttcaaatggttggattgtggatctcacctacaagtgcacacacacaattgaaagcaagatggatattgatgattgatcaagagtactagaagcataaattcaatAGCATAATTAGGGATTAGGGATTaggttgaagaaaatcatccaatttatagacaaattggagagatgatcaaattagcatgatagtgattcgaatggaaattcaaatcaagaatagcaaaattatgacatgtctatgacaaattgctatgcaaggatttatgacaatttatgacaaattctatgtcaagaatttatgacaatttatgacaaatttctatgtcaagaattgattgattgtcaat
This window harbors:
- the LOC131032122 gene encoding uncharacterized protein LOC131032122, with amino-acid sequence MAEGLNVKCFLVAVVLFLPSLANGLRPAFMAAEMQQNIIKNAEAQPSEQLHSERKLQGSMEFYQQQVRPEKLNAPPLMSRESARMVPTGPDPLHHNGGPIKPKFP